One stretch of Toxoplasma gondii ME49 chromosome XI, whole genome shotgun sequence DNA includes these proteins:
- a CDS encoding Sodium:neurotransmitter symporter family protein (encoded by transcript TGME49_314340~Predicted trans-membrane domain (TMHMM2.0):404-427:447-470:527-550:556-579:602-625:637-660:691-714:741-764:768-791:931-954:1433-1456): MESLLDAQVPSSCGAEAETAYPVGQKTPGWHPSSSAGARHRHSSVFRDEDAEKASPVSPSCSSAAACPAECGEIGGREEAAASVCTPQPEASALSSAKKQEGKNRVSHRRGGARPSSETEWRGCCVQPEAACREGSNDGDMRTVEEELAVPEEEERGERRFFSSACGEDPPAFEVSLEMSFPSDQPCRGSSARNAFGVFTMCEEGTETQDRSGERHASRLLRLAKAAALPVAVRDTTMSLTLVNTPGGRPSAPASLFTTHTPGRLVQTVPQSIGEAASSSSCGSLSASALPIPSRSSPLGASDNVSLACPRSEKLAGCGPPPFSRAAALSLAQSCRGFAPSPREAAETAETRSASEGCFSRLFFFSAVSSRARWRNKEEYILTSVCYGLGLGNLWRFPYLCYANGAGAFLIAYFVSLLLVGFPMFLLESVVGQKTQEGSVRAWKSISPVFAGIGLSSVCLALVCAVYYNVVLSWAFFFFFHSFSTSVPWIDSHALNAVDAVKKFFLVDCLQKSESISGGAPAGLSVEFNFHLLLCLFVAWLLSFLTLWRSLRPTGKAVLFTSAVPCVGLLLMVGRGLSLPGSSAGLRYYFSPQWHLLLEPRTWAVAGSQVFFSLGIAWGSLVNYASFNSVKNNFVTDAIVVTSISALTAFLAGLGVFAVIGHMAEVSRQPIEEVARVGSGVVFVAYPFALSTLPGAAFFSVCFFALFICLGLNSQFAMLEVIMTAWIEAALFRALPKSVLALLLSLPLFLLGIVFVSPVGIYWVDLLDTFAGTVSLSLVALCEVLAVVLHCDIQKLDPQLQALAPSSTPSSAVVSLLPSARPAFLPASPERLPLPPLQLPNAEHKDRRRSESRADARGPLLASCNSPQKAKSSASLQASLPRPGRPSSADSSQPPSSPCMQESTEEETPPRREAEPDVFSLFLVASPHLRRYFTVLLPVLLLLLTLCGIDWFASPSSPQSGLGQRQRHDRGVGCLGTPVACSGHGKCVLCGEEVARFALAATDAETETGEEGASRVELQPLETKSKETATGGDDQFGLRTATGNTGKASNAENSEAEETKFEAGKICVSGSCETEREKSSPEPSKNAGASAEVATALPESTSFSSESSPPASPSSLPPSSSPPPSSSSASGASLSSSASPEASSPVASDEASSRGGEITSAGEDPRSTEQEARRLSSETEGSEEGEEGKAHQSLSQTSLSHVASQMRSGPSPRNLNRGRRLAASHELPFSPASEQTPSSIPPSSFLKQIPPSPLRDFSSPTPPSSDSNSSASSPSASSPLRNSPASSSGSSSPPSPSPTSTLPPSSQIASPSSPPSPSLRSPPSLPSPPSLPSPPISASSSVSDWPVLPALSSSLSAPSSANCVDFSLCFCLPGWGGSDCSSRLPSEERWCPENCNADRGHGACNTRTGLCACATEFRGPSCRGWRYADGWPDWSLLLGWLIALGTVFPVPLVMLAKTLRKRMADRLDRPRTEPEDPCPARAAERTEVVLLGTPVAANAVGAGPRGGRHTPAPALRGDGGERVRKGVPDSISATSKERQSAAAWPGRCLIGKPVLEGNDAVLPDVKGGDKSPTQPRQ; encoded by the exons ATGGAGTCTCTGCTAGACGCTCAAGTTCCCTCGTCTTGCggggcagaggcagagactgCGTACCCGGTAGGACAGAAGACACCAGGATGGcacccttcgtcttccgctggggcaagacacagacattcttctgtcttcagagacgaggacgcagaaaaggcctcacctgtttctccctcctgcTCTTCGGCCGCAGCTTGTCCTGCTGAGTGTGGAGAGATCGGAGgccgcgaggaagcagctgcttccGTCTGTACTCCTCAGCCGGAGGCATCTGCTTTGTCCTCTGCTAAGAAGCAAGAGGGGAAGAATAGAGTCTCGCacaggagaggaggcgcgcgacCCTCCAGCGAGACAGAGTGGAGAGGCTGCTGTGTTCAGCCTGAGGCAGCCTGCCGGGAGGGAAGCAACGACGGAGATATGAGGACggtggaagaagaactggcagtccccgaagaagaagagaggggagagagaaggttcttctcgtctgcttgTGGGGAGGACCCTCCCGCTTTCGAAGTGAGTCTGGAAATGTCTTTTCCGAGCGACCAGCCCTGCCGCGGTTCgagcgcgagaaacgcgttcgGCGTTTTCACGATGtgcgaggaaggaacagagacacaggacaGGAGCGGCGAGAGGCATGCGTCTCGACTTTTGCGGCTCGCAAAAGCTGCGGCTCTTCCTGTGGCCGTGCGAGACACGACGATGAGTCTGACTCTCGTGAATACTCCTGGCGGTAGGCCTTCTGCGCCTGCGTCGCTTTTCACCACTCACACCCCAGGGCGGCTTGTGCAGACTGTTCCCCAGAGCATCGGCGAGGCTGCAAGCTCTTCTTCATGCGGATCGCTTTCCGCATCTGCCCTCCCGATTccgtctcgttcctctcccctcGGAGCGAGCGACAACGTCTCGCTGGCCTGcccgagaagcgagaaactCGCAGGTTGTGggcctcctcccttctcgcgcgctgctgctctctccctcgctcaGTCTTGTCGCGGCTTCGCTCCTTCGCCGCGAGaggcagcggagacagcagagactcgAAGCGCTTCGGAGGGATGCTTCTCgcgacttttcttcttctcggctgtctcctcgcgggCGCGGtggagaaacaaggaagagTACATTTTAACGAGCGTGTGTTATGGCCTAGGACTCGGAAACCTCTGGAGGTTTCCCTACTTGTGCTACGCAAACGGCGCCGGGGCGTTCTTGATTGCCTATTTTGtatctctgcttctcgtcggCTTCCCCATGTTCCTTCTGGAGTCGGTTGTCGGCCAGAAGACCCAGGAAGGATCGGTCCGAGCGTGGAAGTCGATTTCTCCGGTCTTCGCTGGAATCGGCTTGAGCTCAGTTTGCCTCGCCCTCGTCTGCGCCGTCTACTATAACGTTGTTCTCTCGTgggcgttcttcttcttcttccactccttctccacctccgTCCCCTGGATCGACTCGCATGCCTTAAATGCTGTCGACGCGGTCAAAAAattcttcctcgtcgactGCCTccagaaaagcgaaag CATAAGTGGAGGGGCACCGGCAggcctctctgtcgagtTCAACTTCCActtgcttctctgcctcttcgtcgcatggcttctctccttcctgaCTCTCTGGAGAAGTCTCCGCCCAACAGGCAAAGCAGTCCTCTTCACCTCAGCTGTTCCCTGCGTTGGTCTTCTCCTCATGGTCGGACGCGGTCTCTCCCTCCCAGGCTCAA GCGCCGGACTTCGGTACTATTTTTCTCCGCAGTGGCACTTGCTTCTCGAACCTCGCACTTGGGCCGTTGCGGGGTCGCAGGTTTTCTTCAGCCTCGGCATTGCTTGGGGATCTCTGGTCAACTACGCTTCCTTCAATTCAGTGAAAAACAACTTTGTCACAGACGCCATTGTGGTGACGAGCATCAGCGCGCTGACGGCCTTCCTCGCTGGCCTCGGTGTCTTCGCTGTCATCGGTCACATGGCCgaggtgtcgagacagccCATCGAGGAG GTGGCGCGCGTCGGAAGCGGAGTCGTCTTCGTAGCGTATCCCTTCGCTCTGAGCACTTTGCCAGGCGCAGCGTTTTtttccgtctgcttcttcgcgctcttcATTTGTCTCGGCTTGAACAGCCAGTTCGCGATGCTGGAGGTGATTATGACAGCTTGGATCGAAGCGGCGCTTTTCCGCGCCTTGCCAAAGTCAGTCCTCGCACTGCTTCTTtcacttcctctctttctcctcggaatcgtcttcgtctcccccgTAGGCATTTACTGGGTGGATCTCCTCGATACTTTTGCCGGAACggtgtcgctctctctcgtcgctctaTGCGAAGTCTTGGCAGTCGTTCTCCACTGCGACATCCAGAAGCTCGATCCTCAGCTTCAGGCGCTTGCGCCCTCTTCCACGCCCTCATCTGCCGTGGTGTCGCTCCTGCCCTCGGCCCGTCCGGCGTTCTTGCCGGCTTCCCCAGaacgtctccctctccccccGCTGCAGCTGCCCAACGCAGAACACAAAGACCGGAGACGGAGCGAATCCCGAGCAGACGCTCGCGgtcctctcctcgcgtcttGCAACTCcccgcagaaggcgaaatcctctgcctcgctccAAGCGTCTCTCCCCAGACCAGGGCGTCCTTCCTCAGCCGACAGTTCGcagcctccttcttcgccttgcatgcaggagtCGACCGAGGAGGAGACTCCCCCGAGACGGGAAGCAGAGCCGgacgtcttctctctcttccttgttgCCTCCCCCCATCTGCGCCGGTACTTCACTGTTCTGCTccccgtccttcttctccttctcacgCTGTGTGGTATCGACTGGtttgcctcgccttcttctccgcagtcCGGTCTGGGTCAGCGCCAGAGACATGACCGAGGCGTCGGGTGTCTAGGCACCCccgtcgcatgcagtggacATGGCAAATGCGTCCTGTGTGGCGAAGAGGTCGCCAGATTCGCGCTCGCAGccacagatgcagagacagaaacaggagaggaaggagccAGTCGCGTGGAACTTCAGCCTTTGGAGACAAAGTCGAAGGAAACCGCGACTGGGGGAGATGACCAATTCGGCCTGCGTACCGCTACGGGGAACACCGGCAAAGCCTCAAACGCTGAGAATTCTGAAGCTGAGGAAACGAAATTTGAGGCTGGAAAGATTTGCGTTTCTGGGAGCTGTGAaacagaacgagagaaatcTTCTCCCGAACCTTCTAAGAATGCCGGGGCCTCCGCGGAGGTTGCCACAGCTTTGCCCGAGTCaacgtctttctcttcagagtcgtctcctcctgcttctccctcttcgcttcctccttcttcgtctcctcctccctcttcgtcttctgcttctggagCTTCTTTGTCGAGTTCAGCTTCTCCGGAGGCTTCCTCGCCTGTTGCTTCAGACGAGGCCTCTAGTCGGGGTGGAGAAATCACATCGGCAGGAGAAGATCCTCGCTCTACGGAACAAGAGGCGCGACGGCTgagcagcgagacagaaggcagtgaggaaggagaagaaggaaaagcgcATCAGTCCTTGTCTCAAACATCTTTGTCGCATGTTGCATCGCAGATGAGGTCCGGGCCATCACCGAGAAATCTCAATCGAGGAAGGCGCCTTGCTGCTTCTCACGAACTGCCTTTCTCCCCGGCATCTGAGCAGACTCCATCGTCAATAcctccgtcttccttcctGAAGCAGATCCCTCCCTCACCGTTACGAGATTTTTCCTCACCTACTCCTCCCTCGTCGGATTCTAACTCATCGGCTTCGTCTCCATCGGCATCTTCTCCCTTGCGAAATTCtcctgcatcttcttctggctcttcttctcctccgtctccttctccgacCTCGACTCTCCCTCCTTCATCTCAGATTgcttccccttcgtctcctccttctccttctcttcgttctcctccttctcttccttctcctccttctcttccttctcctccaatttctgcttcttcttctgtctctgattggcctgttcttcctgctctgtcttcttcgctttctgcaCCGTCTTCTGCCAACTGCGTGGACTTCAgcctgtgtttctgtctcccggGATGGGGTGGGTCGGACTGCAgctctcgccttccgtcTGAGGAGCGGTGGTGCCCGGAGAACTGCAACGCCGACCGAGGCCACGGCGCATGCAACACAAGGACAGgcctctgtgcatgcgccactGAATTTCGAGGACCGTCCTGTCGAGGCTGGCGGTACGCCGACGGCTGGCCGGACTGGAGTCTCCTCCTCGGATGGCTGATTGCCTTGGGGACTGTCTTCCCAGTTCCGCTAGTCATGCTCGCGAAAACGCTGCGGAAACGCATGGCGGATCGCCTAGACCGCCCGCGCACCGAGCCAGAAGATCCCTGCCCGgcaagagctgcagagagaactgAAGTTGTCCTCTTGGGGACTCCTGTCGCGGCGAATGCAGTTGGAGCAGGTCCGCGCGGCGGCAGACACACGCCGGCGCCGGCGCTACgcggagacggcggagaAAGAGTCCGGAAAGGAGTTCCAGACAGCATCTCAGCAACCAGCAAAGAGCGCCAGTCCGCTGCTGCCTGGCCTGGACGGTGCCTCATCGGAAAACCAGTTCTCGAAGGGAACGACGCAGTCCTTCCAGACGTTAAAGGCGGGGACAAGTCTCCGACTCAACCGAGGCAGTGA
- a CDS encoding hypothetical protein (encoded by transcript TGME49_314350~Predicted trans-membrane domain (TMHMM2.0):99-122) gives MEAEPKKRRQTETEGRERRSCSGQRKGRRGSRRNGEKEGRRSRERRRVLECFCCKLSHRQKRMLEEEGHVDDPYLLRDSWTPLIRFLSFSSIRAFSPSDFFSVLLFLLFHPFSLALLYQLLFRVQSTVKARPAMFLSVVPGLTTESTKDERTPVSFLYFLPGTLGELELVDRELRLSRGRSRERSFCLLLLCASQDTWSNLARRR, from the coding sequence ATGGAAGcagagccgaagaagagaaggcagacggagactgaaggaagagaaaggagatcATGCAGTGGacagaggaaggggagaagaggtagcagaagaaacggagaaaaagaaggaagaagaagcagggaaagaagaagagtgctGGAATGCTTTTGTTGCAAACTTTCTCATCGTCAAAAACGCATgctagaggaagaaggacatGTAGATGATCCATACCTCCTCAGAGATTCCTGGACCCCACTGATACGTTTTTTATCTTTCTCGTCTATTCGCGCATTCTCTCCGTCGGACTTCTTCTcagttcttctttttctcctcttccatCCTTTCTCCCTGGCTCTTCTATATCAGCTGCTTTTCCGTGTACAATCTACAGTGAAGGCGCGTCCTGCCATGTTCCTTTCCGTTGTTCCTGGATTGACAACAGAAAGTACGAAGGATGAACGAACTCCGGTTTCTTTTTTATACTTTCTTCCAGGTACGCTGGGAGAACTGGAACTCGTTGACAGAGAACTGCGCCTCTCCCGGGGACGCTCGCGAGAGCgatctttctgtctcttgctcCTGTGTGCTAGCCAAGACACCTGGAGCAATCTCGCACGACGTCGGTag